A window from Lactiplantibacillus pentosus encodes these proteins:
- the glpK gene encoding glycerol kinase GlpK, with translation MSAQYIMAIDEGTTSTRAIIFNHAGQKVAEAQREFPQYFPQPGWVEHNATEIWNAVSSTIADVLISADLKPNQIKAIGITNQRETTVVWDKQTGLPIHNAIVWQSRQTAPLAEQLIADGYGDLIHRHTGLVTDAYFSATKIRWILDHVPGAQRRAEKGELLFGTIDTWLVWKLTGGTTHVTDYTNASRTMLFNIHDLQWDQTILDLLRIPTAMLPTVRSNSEIYGTTKDYLLYGSQIPISGMAGDQQAALFGQMAFEPGMVKNTYGTGAFTVMNLGQQPQLSDHNLLTKIAYGLNGEVNYALEGSIFVAGSAIQWLRDGMQLIETAPESETLARQATSHDEVYVVPAFTGLGAPYWDSETRGAVFGLTRGTTRADFVKATLQSLAYQSRDVIDTMKHDAHITMPTLMVDGGATRNDWLMQFQADISNVEIIRAADLETTALGAAFLAGLAVGYWQDLAEIKAIHQAGHVFKPQMSEEQRTTLYQGWQTAVKAAQLFKH, from the coding sequence ATGTCTGCGCAATATATTATGGCCATCGATGAGGGGACCACCAGTACCCGGGCCATTATTTTCAATCACGCCGGTCAAAAGGTCGCCGAGGCCCAGCGTGAATTTCCACAATACTTTCCCCAACCTGGCTGGGTCGAACACAATGCGACTGAAATCTGGAACGCCGTCTCATCAACGATTGCGGACGTGCTCATCTCAGCCGACTTAAAACCCAATCAAATTAAGGCCATTGGCATCACGAATCAGCGGGAAACAACGGTCGTTTGGGACAAACAAACCGGACTTCCGATTCACAACGCCATCGTCTGGCAGTCCCGGCAAACTGCCCCACTGGCTGAACAACTTATCGCCGACGGATACGGGGACCTGATTCATCGCCACACTGGTCTGGTGACCGACGCCTACTTCTCGGCCACTAAAATTCGGTGGATCTTAGACCATGTTCCGGGTGCCCAACGACGTGCGGAAAAGGGCGAACTGCTCTTTGGGACAATCGATACTTGGTTGGTTTGGAAACTCACTGGGGGGACGACGCACGTCACCGACTACACGAATGCGAGTCGAACAATGCTATTCAACATTCACGATCTCCAATGGGACCAGACGATTCTAGACCTATTGCGAATTCCAACTGCGATGTTGCCAACGGTGCGGTCTAACTCTGAAATTTACGGCACAACTAAGGATTACTTGCTGTATGGCAGCCAAATTCCAATCAGTGGGATGGCCGGTGACCAGCAAGCCGCCTTATTTGGTCAAATGGCGTTTGAACCCGGCATGGTCAAGAATACATACGGCACTGGCGCCTTCACCGTGATGAATCTCGGCCAACAACCGCAACTTTCCGACCACAATCTCCTAACCAAGATTGCATACGGTCTCAACGGCGAAGTCAATTACGCCCTGGAAGGCTCGATTTTTGTTGCTGGTTCCGCGATTCAGTGGCTCCGCGATGGCATGCAACTGATTGAAACGGCCCCTGAATCTGAAACGCTGGCCCGTCAAGCCACCAGTCACGACGAAGTGTATGTTGTTCCCGCATTCACTGGTTTAGGCGCGCCGTACTGGGATTCTGAGACCCGAGGCGCCGTCTTCGGTTTGACCCGCGGCACGACCCGGGCTGATTTTGTCAAAGCAACACTCCAATCGCTGGCCTATCAATCCCGCGACGTCATCGACACGATGAAACACGACGCCCACATCACCATGCCAACACTAATGGTCGATGGCGGTGCGACCCGTAATGACTGGCTGATGCAATTTCAGGCGGACATCTCGAACGTCGAAATCATTCGGGCCGCTGACTTGGAAACCACCGCACTCGGGGCCGCCTTTTTAGCGGGGCTCGCAGTCGGCTATTGGCAAGACTTAGCCGAAATCAAAGCCATTCACCAAGCCGGCCACGTTTTCAAGCCCCAGATGTCTGAAGAACAACGCACGACCCTCTATCAGGGCTGGCAAACAGCCGTGAAAGCGGCGCAATTATTTAAACACTAA
- a CDS encoding Spx/MgsR family RNA polymerase-binding regulatory protein, giving the protein MTVNLYYSTSSKSSRSARAWLVENNIPFNERDIIANPLDRDELKQILRLTENGFEDIVSTRSKAFKALHIDLADLGFNQLLDLLVEKPQLLKRPIIYDGRRLQIGYNEEDIRAFLPRSVRKSELREIQQKLYDDDQQAVG; this is encoded by the coding sequence GTGACAGTAAACTTATATTATTCAACGTCCAGCAAGTCCAGTCGTAGTGCGCGCGCATGGTTAGTTGAAAATAACATTCCATTTAATGAACGCGACATTATTGCTAATCCTCTGGATCGCGATGAATTGAAACAAATCCTCCGGCTCACTGAAAATGGCTTCGAGGACATCGTTTCAACGCGTTCTAAGGCTTTTAAAGCATTGCACATTGATTTGGCGGACTTAGGTTTTAATCAGTTACTAGACCTATTAGTTGAAAAACCACAGCTACTCAAGCGGCCGATTATCTATGATGGTCGGCGACTCCAAATTGGGTATAACGAAGAAGATATTCGGGCATTTTTGCCTCGCTCAGTGCGTAAGTCTGAATTACGCGAAATTCAACAAAAACTCTATGATGACGACCAACAAGCAGTTGGCTAA
- a CDS encoding VanZ family protein, whose product MRWEPFMFILLLTTVSCLVILIATRNAKQRGLRLLGLAYLFGLSVILFTPLSVDGHSLYVMPAGFGQVNLTRLYFHGVGFLENILLTIPLGWGLKRRFQRRSLISIGMTGLLISAGIESLQYFMSQHWLINRSSDINDVIANTLGILIGAVIAMIVHAVSLRKGRLATNQ is encoded by the coding sequence ATGCGCTGGGAACCTTTCATGTTTATCTTATTACTGACAACGGTCAGTTGCCTAGTCATCTTAATTGCGACCCGTAACGCGAAGCAGCGTGGTCTACGACTACTCGGACTCGCTTACTTATTCGGACTGAGCGTGATTTTATTCACCCCACTGTCCGTTGATGGTCATTCACTGTACGTCATGCCAGCGGGCTTTGGTCAGGTCAACTTGACGCGGCTGTACTTCCATGGCGTTGGCTTTCTCGAAAACATCTTATTGACCATCCCATTAGGCTGGGGGCTCAAACGGCGCTTCCAACGACGCTCATTGATTAGCATCGGCATGACCGGCCTATTGATTAGCGCCGGCATCGAGAGCTTACAATACTTCATGTCGCAGCACTGGCTCATCAATCGCAGTAGTGATATTAACGACGTTATTGCCAATACGCTGGGCATTCTAATCGGTGCCGTCATCGCGATGATCGTGCACGCGGTCAGTCTGCGCAAGGGCCGGTTGGCAACGAATCAGTAA
- a CDS encoding DHA2 family efflux MFS transporter permease subunit: MSSNSTQITTRTKAAIFGAAILAFCGILVETSMNVTFPTLMRQFNTSLETVQWVTTAYLLAVAATMVITAFIQARFHWQTIINVGGSAFVLGGLLCALAPSLWVLLLGRIIQAIGTGFALPLVFAQIMTQIPFESQGRFTGTAGMLIALAPSLGPTYGGLVTQLASWRLIFGITLPFGLIAWLVTAQAIQQPHAPQRLAFPGRQFILIVVALIGLLFGVNNFSSHGLSLIYVGLPLLLAIVALIGFIMIAARASHPLINLTVFKQGDFTRALLIYFLIQFIQIGMTFLLPNFAQLVLGKNALVSGLMLLAGSLCAAIISPFAGKLMDRRGARLPFFIGSGFIVLATLGLALTARHLSIALIVGGFVIFQIGFACLFNNALTYGLQQLPPHLIGDGNALFNTLQQYAGSLGTTIMAVLMTFGATVLPHAASKLQTTVGTQIALWFSLIVIVLVAGLALTVKRNKRS; this comes from the coding sequence ATGTCATCAAATTCAACTCAAATCACGACGCGGACCAAGGCCGCCATCTTTGGCGCAGCGATTCTCGCCTTTTGCGGTATTCTAGTCGAAACGTCGATGAACGTGACGTTCCCGACACTCATGCGCCAGTTCAACACGTCACTCGAAACCGTGCAGTGGGTCACCACGGCTTACTTGTTAGCGGTCGCCGCGACGATGGTGATCACCGCCTTTATCCAAGCGCGTTTTCACTGGCAAACGATTATCAATGTTGGCGGTAGCGCCTTTGTGCTTGGTGGTTTGTTATGTGCCCTGGCGCCCTCACTATGGGTCTTGCTGCTAGGCCGGATTATTCAAGCAATTGGGACTGGCTTTGCACTGCCACTGGTCTTCGCACAAATCATGACCCAAATTCCGTTTGAATCCCAAGGCCGTTTCACTGGGACGGCGGGCATGCTAATTGCCCTGGCCCCTTCACTCGGCCCCACATATGGCGGCTTAGTCACCCAACTCGCTTCTTGGCGCTTGATTTTTGGCATTACCCTACCATTTGGTCTGATTGCGTGGTTGGTCACTGCACAAGCCATCCAACAGCCGCATGCCCCACAACGATTAGCCTTTCCTGGCCGCCAATTTATCCTCATCGTCGTTGCCCTGATTGGCCTGCTGTTTGGCGTCAACAACTTCAGCAGCCACGGTCTCAGTCTAATTTATGTCGGCTTGCCACTCCTGCTGGCGATTGTCGCCCTAATTGGCTTTATCATGATTGCCGCTCGGGCATCGCATCCGCTGATCAACCTGACCGTTTTCAAACAAGGCGACTTTACGCGCGCACTACTGATCTACTTTTTGATTCAGTTCATTCAGATTGGGATGACCTTTCTCCTGCCGAACTTCGCCCAATTAGTCTTAGGGAAAAACGCCCTGGTTTCAGGCCTCATGCTGCTGGCGGGTAGTCTCTGCGCCGCCATCATCTCGCCATTTGCTGGTAAATTGATGGACCGGCGAGGCGCACGGTTGCCGTTTTTCATTGGGAGTGGTTTCATCGTGCTCGCGACGTTAGGCTTGGCCTTAACCGCTCGTCACCTGTCAATCGCGTTGATTGTCGGCGGCTTCGTGATTTTCCAGATTGGATTCGCCTGCCTCTTCAACAACGCCTTGACTTATGGCTTACAACAACTGCCACCGCACTTGATTGGCGATGGTAACGCGCTGTTCAACACCTTGCAACAATACGCCGGGTCACTGGGAACTACCATCATGGCCGTCCTGATGACATTTGGTGCCACCGTCCTCCCACACGCCGCCAGCAAGCTTCAAACCACGGTTGGGACTCAGATTGCACTCTGGTTTAGCTTGATCGTCATCGTGCTAGTGGCTGGGCTCGCGTTGACTGTTAAACGCAATAAGCGGTCCTGA
- the ppx gene encoding exopolyphosphatase, with protein sequence MENFAVIDLGSNSCRMTITQIQEDGSYTVTHRLKEMVRLSANENATDKPTLQPDAIDRTIAALKSFAAVYETLPNLTIKAVATAATRKASNQKKFLKRVKSEVGLDIEVIPGTTEAYYDYLGVVNTLPTTNCVMVDTGGGSCELVLITNGQAKELISLPIGAVSLSEKFGLNDQVSASQLFQTMTFVDKIFNSVWWLRNGLNLPLVCLGGSNRTLAKINRRQCNILNFEDIHGYRLRDNAIYDTFNTVIAQDAAGRAAIPGLAKDRADIIVGGMVPAISLMRFLDSDRMIFSQNGLREGILFEHLTNLAEQNAKVSE encoded by the coding sequence ATGGAAAATTTCGCGGTCATTGACTTAGGTTCTAACTCGTGTCGAATGACGATTACGCAGATTCAAGAAGATGGCAGTTACACCGTGACGCACCGCTTAAAGGAGATGGTGCGGCTATCCGCTAACGAAAACGCGACGGACAAACCGACCTTACAACCAGATGCCATCGACCGCACCATTGCGGCCCTCAAATCCTTTGCGGCCGTCTACGAAACTTTGCCCAACTTAACAATTAAAGCAGTCGCCACGGCTGCGACCCGTAAAGCTAGTAATCAAAAGAAGTTCCTCAAGCGGGTCAAAAGTGAAGTCGGGCTGGATATTGAAGTGATTCCGGGCACCACTGAAGCCTACTATGACTATCTCGGCGTTGTGAACACCCTGCCCACGACTAACTGTGTGATGGTCGATACTGGCGGTGGTAGCTGCGAACTCGTCTTGATCACCAATGGCCAGGCCAAGGAATTGATTAGCCTCCCGATTGGCGCGGTGAGCCTCTCTGAAAAATTTGGCCTCAATGACCAAGTCAGCGCGAGTCAGTTATTCCAAACGATGACCTTTGTTGATAAAATTTTTAATAGCGTCTGGTGGTTACGCAACGGCCTGAACTTGCCACTCGTCTGCTTAGGTGGCAGTAACCGGACGTTAGCGAAAATCAATCGACGCCAATGCAATATTTTGAATTTTGAGGATATTCATGGCTACCGACTGCGCGATAATGCGATTTACGACACGTTTAATACCGTCATCGCACAAGATGCGGCTGGTCGGGCTGCGATTCCGGGGCTCGCCAAGGACCGAGCCGATATTATCGTCGGTGGTATGGTCCCTGCCATCAGTCTGATGCGCTTCCTAGACTCTGACCGGATGATATTCTCCCAGAATGGCTTGCGTGAAGGAATCCTATTCGAACACTTAACCAACTTGGCTGAACAAAACGCAAAAGTTAGTGAGTAA
- a CDS encoding RNA degradosome polyphosphate kinase, translated as MNYHKESYYTNRELSWLDFNYRVLDEARDKDNPLLERVRFLGITQSNLDEFFTVWVASLRKLMSVNYTKPDPAGLTAADQVAAINDKAHEMVKRQYNTLNRSLLPLLEQHDIHLLTMADLNEEQHTFVKNYFDDELYPALTPMADDSSRPFPFIGNNTLNIALRIYKNGDKKDRKFATVQVPDVFPRVVVLPGKPNQFILIEEIIKAFVGSLFINYTVKETSCYRVMRDLDLDVAEEDTSDLLKEVQKQLKMRERGKVMRLEVEKSMSKHQRTRLAKALGISESTLYVINGPLNLTFLSKLVKAVQGHDDLNYPKYRAYYPAKYRERSIFDLIKDHDILMQYPYDDFKPVVDFIREAAEDNDVLAIKMTLYRVSADSPIIKYLGQAAQNGKQVTVLVEVKARFDEENNVHWAKKLEEMGCHVIYGLIGLKTHCKLALVVRRENEGIKRYMHMGTGNYNDVTAHFYTDMGLFTADTDMGIDASNIFNMLSGYSEPPYFHKLHISPDGIRDFINEKLDDEIAIAKAGRPAVVKMKMNSLSDPQIISKLYEASHAGVKIQLIIRGICCLRTGIKGVSDNIEVHSIIGRLLEHSRIYYFSNDGEPQIYLSSADMMTRNLNRRVELLFPLLQPEISHRAMNIFATMWADTVKTRILQPDNTYTRVDGRGLEVLDSQATFIQEAEQAVKEDHGEATPTSNAHQFIPMMSPKNEPDASYLDREDD; from the coding sequence ATGAATTATCACAAAGAAAGTTATTACACCAACCGTGAACTTAGCTGGCTTGATTTTAATTATCGTGTCTTGGATGAAGCCCGCGATAAGGACAATCCGCTCCTCGAACGGGTGCGCTTCTTAGGCATCACACAGAGCAACCTCGACGAGTTCTTCACGGTATGGGTCGCGTCATTACGCAAATTAATGTCGGTCAATTATACCAAGCCGGACCCGGCTGGACTGACCGCCGCTGATCAGGTCGCGGCCATTAACGACAAGGCGCATGAAATGGTCAAACGGCAATATAACACCTTGAATCGTTCCCTGTTGCCGTTACTAGAACAACACGACATTCACCTGTTGACGATGGCGGACTTAAATGAAGAACAACACACGTTTGTCAAAAATTATTTTGATGATGAACTCTACCCGGCGTTGACCCCGATGGCGGATGATTCTTCACGGCCCTTCCCATTCATTGGCAATAACACCTTAAATATTGCGCTACGGATTTATAAAAATGGTGATAAAAAGGACCGCAAATTTGCGACCGTCCAAGTCCCAGACGTCTTTCCACGGGTCGTTGTCTTACCTGGCAAACCCAATCAGTTTATTTTGATTGAAGAAATCATCAAGGCGTTTGTCGGTTCCCTATTTATCAACTATACGGTCAAGGAGACGAGTTGCTACCGGGTCATGCGCGATTTGGACTTAGACGTTGCTGAGGAAGATACGTCTGACCTGTTAAAAGAAGTCCAGAAACAACTGAAGATGCGTGAACGTGGTAAAGTCATGCGGCTGGAAGTTGAAAAAAGCATGAGTAAGCATCAACGGACTCGTTTGGCCAAAGCGCTTGGCATTAGTGAAAGTACCCTGTACGTCATCAACGGGCCACTCAATTTGACCTTCTTATCCAAGCTTGTGAAGGCAGTCCAGGGTCATGACGACTTGAACTACCCGAAATATCGTGCGTACTATCCGGCGAAATACCGTGAACGTTCGATTTTTGACCTCATCAAGGATCATGACATCTTGATGCAATATCCATATGATGATTTCAAACCCGTGGTCGATTTCATCCGCGAAGCTGCCGAAGATAACGATGTATTGGCCATTAAGATGACCTTGTACCGGGTCTCGGCGGACTCACCAATCATCAAGTACCTCGGACAAGCGGCGCAGAATGGCAAACAAGTCACGGTACTGGTCGAAGTCAAGGCCCGGTTTGATGAAGAAAACAACGTGCACTGGGCTAAAAAGCTTGAAGAAATGGGCTGTCACGTCATCTACGGTTTGATTGGCCTCAAGACCCACTGCAAGTTGGCGTTAGTCGTACGTCGTGAAAACGAAGGTATCAAGCGCTACATGCACATGGGAACTGGTAATTATAACGACGTCACCGCCCACTTTTATACCGATATGGGGCTGTTCACCGCGGATACTGACATGGGCATCGATGCCTCCAACATTTTCAACATGTTGTCCGGCTATTCGGAGCCTCCGTACTTCCACAAGCTGCACATCTCACCAGATGGCATTCGCGACTTCATCAACGAAAAACTTGACGATGAAATCGCGATTGCCAAGGCGGGACGACCAGCTGTCGTTAAGATGAAGATGAACTCACTATCTGACCCGCAAATTATTAGCAAACTCTATGAAGCTTCCCATGCGGGCGTTAAAATTCAGCTGATTATTCGGGGCATCTGTTGCTTACGGACCGGTATCAAAGGTGTCTCAGATAATATTGAAGTTCACTCGATTATCGGTCGGCTGCTAGAACACAGTCGAATCTACTATTTCAGTAATGACGGCGAACCGCAGATTTACCTATCGAGTGCGGACATGATGACACGGAACTTGAATCGGCGGGTGGAATTGCTCTTTCCACTGTTGCAACCCGAAATCAGTCACCGTGCGATGAACATTTTTGCGACGATGTGGGCCGATACCGTTAAGACCCGGATTTTACAACCAGACAATACGTACACGCGCGTCGATGGTCGAGGCTTAGAAGTGCTCGATTCACAAGCCACGTTTATTCAGGAAGCTGAACAAGCCGTCAAGGAGGATCACGGTGAAGCGACACCGACAAGTAACGCCCACCAGTTTATTCCAATGATGAGCCCTAAAAACGAACCAGACGCTTCATATCTAGATAGAGAGGATGATTAG
- a CDS encoding Ppx/GppA phosphatase family protein, whose protein sequence is MAAKLFGIMMINVQSIELSIVNLRTLRQVERVRSDVSLGEDIYDQHTIDYDSVEQAAQALSGFVQIMNDYGVKDYHLWGSWSLSSANNADYIQDQLLVRTGLKIDWLSSSQETYLRSVAIAVHFPRFKEMITKPTYLLGINSGSVGISHYDQSNFIYSRSLRLGPVRIAEVLENLQSSVPNYVEVLDDYISSQIIDFGRFLPGHRDQPSNVVMLGVAPFATLFRQQQSKAGVEELSKADFQALYDDVINASDQYLMDKYEVDEEDVRLIVPELLLINELLQLTNAEKIWLGNVTVLDGLIIQEAIKLGYKKYNFNDQIVTAAKNIADRYNVEPKHRDLVTKFSLHLFDQLKPLHHLGKRDRLLLQVAAIVHDVGSYVDPHQHYLHSDYILQATELMGLTDTEKRIVALISRYHSAQTPSKDIRHFANLQVEQRLLVSKLSAILRIADALDDGRKQKVDKISVSIRNPRVIITCFAHDDLFLENWVFAQKAAFFKEVFGLTPVIKQRGVR, encoded by the coding sequence ATGGCAGCAAAATTATTTGGAATTATGATGATCAACGTTCAAAGTATTGAATTGTCGATTGTCAATTTAAGAACACTCCGCCAAGTCGAACGGGTTCGTTCCGACGTTTCACTTGGGGAAGATATTTACGATCAGCATACGATCGACTATGATTCAGTGGAACAGGCCGCACAAGCGTTGAGTGGCTTCGTGCAGATTATGAACGATTACGGGGTTAAGGACTACCATTTATGGGGATCGTGGTCTTTATCATCCGCCAATAACGCTGACTATATTCAAGACCAGTTACTCGTGCGCACGGGCCTCAAAATCGACTGGCTCTCCAGTAGTCAGGAAACTTATCTGCGCTCCGTCGCGATTGCCGTCCACTTTCCACGTTTCAAGGAAATGATTACGAAACCGACTTACCTCCTCGGAATCAATTCCGGGAGTGTCGGTATCTCACATTACGACCAGAGTAACTTTATTTATTCACGCAGTCTGCGCTTGGGACCCGTTCGGATTGCGGAAGTGCTGGAAAACTTGCAATCGAGTGTGCCTAATTATGTCGAAGTACTCGATGATTATATTTCTAGTCAAATCATTGATTTCGGGCGCTTCCTGCCTGGGCATCGCGACCAACCTAGTAACGTCGTGATGTTAGGTGTGGCACCCTTTGCGACCCTCTTTCGGCAACAACAATCCAAAGCCGGGGTTGAAGAACTCAGTAAGGCTGATTTTCAAGCACTCTACGATGACGTCATCAACGCCTCGGATCAGTATTTAATGGATAAATACGAAGTCGACGAGGAAGATGTCCGCCTGATCGTGCCGGAACTACTCTTGATCAACGAACTACTTCAGCTCACGAATGCCGAAAAGATTTGGCTGGGTAACGTCACGGTCCTCGATGGCCTGATTATCCAAGAAGCCATTAAGCTGGGCTATAAGAAGTATAACTTCAACGACCAAATCGTTACCGCGGCCAAGAATATTGCCGACCGCTACAACGTTGAACCGAAGCATCGCGACCTGGTCACGAAGTTCTCATTACACCTATTCGACCAATTAAAGCCGCTGCACCACCTCGGCAAACGCGATCGGTTACTGCTACAAGTTGCCGCTATCGTCCATGACGTTGGGAGTTATGTCGATCCACATCAACATTACCTACATTCAGACTACATCTTACAAGCAACTGAATTAATGGGTCTGACCGATACTGAAAAACGGATTGTCGCGCTGATTTCACGTTATCACAGCGCACAAACCCCTTCGAAAGATATTCGACACTTTGCCAACTTGCAAGTCGAACAGCGGTTGTTAGTCTCGAAACTGTCAGCGATTTTACGGATTGCGGACGCACTCGATGATGGTCGCAAACAAAAAGTCGACAAGATCTCCGTTTCGATTCGTAATCCACGCGTCATCATCACCTGCTTTGCCCACGACGACCTGTTCTTAGAGAATTGGGTCTTCGCTCAAAAAGCAGCCTTTTTCAAAGAAGTCTTTGGTTTAACACCAGTCATCAAACAACGGGGGGTTCGTTAA